In a genomic window of Cytobacillus sp. FSL H8-0458:
- a CDS encoding nucleobase:cation symporter-2 family protein yields the protein MEKLNPWKVGTLGFQHVLAMYAGAVIVPLIVGPAIGLNAQQLAYLISIDLFTCGIATLLQVIGGKHFGIRLPVILGCTFTAVGPMIAIGNLQGITAIYGAIIASGIIVMILSQFMSKIMRFFPPVVTGSVVAIIGVSLIPVAMNNAAGGLGSPDYGSANNLFLAAFTLVLIILMNRFFKGYMKAISVLLSLVAGTIAAYFMGLVSFAEVSQASWFHVVQPFYFGFPTFNASAILTMTLVAIVSMIESTGVFLALGDVCERKLDSKDIKKGLRAEGLAVVIGGIFNAFPYTSFSQNVGLVALTKVKTRNVVIAAGVILMILGLLPKVAALTTIIPMAVLGGAMIPMFGMVISSGIRMLSAVDFSKNENLLIVACSIGIGLGSAVVPQIFESLPTSARLLVENGIVLGSITAILLNLVFNYKDLNISESERIEQLKGDHSAEMI from the coding sequence TTGGAAAAGCTAAATCCTTGGAAGGTAGGGACTTTGGGATTTCAGCATGTGCTGGCTATGTATGCAGGTGCTGTCATTGTACCGCTGATTGTGGGACCGGCAATTGGGCTTAATGCCCAGCAGCTTGCTTACTTAATTTCGATTGATTTGTTTACCTGCGGGATTGCTACATTGCTTCAAGTTATAGGGGGGAAGCATTTTGGCATTAGGCTGCCTGTTATTCTGGGATGTACTTTTACAGCAGTCGGCCCGATGATAGCCATCGGGAATTTGCAGGGCATCACAGCCATCTACGGGGCTATTATTGCATCAGGTATTATCGTCATGATCCTATCCCAATTTATGAGTAAAATTATGAGGTTTTTCCCGCCGGTCGTAACCGGTTCAGTCGTTGCTATTATCGGGGTATCACTGATTCCTGTTGCCATGAATAATGCTGCAGGCGGACTTGGATCACCCGATTATGGAAGTGCCAATAATTTATTCCTGGCTGCATTTACACTGGTGCTGATTATTTTAATGAACAGGTTTTTTAAAGGCTATATGAAAGCAATTTCTGTCCTGCTTTCATTGGTGGCCGGGACAATAGCAGCTTATTTTATGGGACTCGTCAGCTTTGCCGAAGTCAGCCAGGCTTCCTGGTTTCATGTCGTTCAGCCGTTTTATTTCGGATTCCCGACATTCAATGCCTCAGCCATCCTTACGATGACTTTAGTGGCGATAGTGAGCATGATTGAATCTACTGGGGTATTTCTGGCTCTCGGAGATGTCTGTGAGAGAAAGCTTGACTCTAAAGACATTAAGAAAGGGCTGCGTGCAGAAGGACTTGCTGTTGTTATAGGGGGTATTTTTAACGCGTTTCCTTATACGTCCTTTTCACAGAATGTGGGACTTGTAGCATTGACTAAAGTAAAAACGAGGAATGTTGTTATCGCAGCTGGTGTCATATTAATGATTCTGGGCCTTTTGCCTAAAGTGGCTGCTCTGACTACGATTATTCCTATGGCTGTTCTTGGCGGAGCCATGATTCCAATGTTTGGGATGGTTATCTCATCAGGAATCAGAATGCTTTCTGCAGTGGATTTCAGCAAAAATGAAAACTTGCTTATTGTTGCCTGTTCAATAGGAATTGGACTTGGATCAGCGGTTGTTCCGCAGATTTTTGAGAGTCTGCCGACAAGTGCACGCCTGCTGGTTGAAAATGGAATCGTACTGGGAAGCATCACAGCAATTTTATTAAATTTGGTATTTAATTATAAAGATTTAAATATAAGTGAAAGTGAAAGAATCGAACAGCTGAAAGGAGATCATTCAGCTGAAATGATTTAA
- a CDS encoding DUF2294 domain-containing protein, whose translation MTVLTSKLSQTIKKDLAFLYNRVNQEIYGTGVKKQRIETFDDRVIIFAQHKRVQALQMLSQNFHHLTISVDSALIVEFKSLLKGMIEDALHLKVKTILKDYDPVTEEACTIIYFKE comes from the coding sequence ATGACTGTTTTAACCTCAAAATTATCTCAGACCATAAAAAAAGATCTCGCTTTTCTCTATAATCGTGTGAACCAGGAGATCTATGGAACAGGCGTAAAAAAACAGCGTATAGAAACTTTTGATGATAGAGTCATCATTTTTGCACAGCATAAGCGTGTTCAGGCACTGCAGATGCTGAGCCAGAACTTCCATCACCTGACCATTTCGGTTGATTCAGCATTGATTGTTGAATTTAAGTCTCTTCTTAAAGGGATGATTGAAGATGCTCTTCATTTGAAAGTCAAAACGATTTTAAAAGATTATGATCCTGTTACTGAAGAAGCCTGCACCATTATTTATTTTAAAGAATAG
- a CDS encoding (2Fe-2S)-binding protein codes for MKSIQFIVNGKECTVVCPPAKPLLDVLRENLGLTASKECCGKGECGSCSVLINNEVVCSCLVLAGQAENQMITTCEGVGLSPNLDVIQESFIAEGATQCGYCTPGIIVSAKAFLDGIDHVPSVGEIKTALGGNLCRCTGYTKIIKAVQTAASQKISEPETIG; via the coding sequence TTGAAAAGTATTCAATTTATTGTTAATGGAAAGGAATGTACGGTCGTTTGCCCGCCTGCGAAACCGCTCCTTGATGTCTTGAGAGAAAATCTGGGTTTGACTGCCAGCAAGGAATGCTGCGGAAAGGGAGAATGCGGCTCATGCTCTGTTCTAATCAATAATGAGGTTGTATGTTCCTGTCTTGTACTAGCTGGCCAGGCGGAAAACCAGATGATCACTACTTGTGAAGGAGTAGGATTATCACCAAATCTGGATGTGATTCAGGAATCATTTATTGCTGAAGGAGCAACACAATGCGGGTATTGTACACCGGGAATCATCGTATCAGCAAAAGCTTTCTTGGATGGAATTGACCATGTTCCATCCGTAGGGGAAATTAAAACCGCATTAGGAGGCAACCTATGCCGCTGTACAGGCTATACCAAAATTATTAAGGCCGTTCAGACAGCTGCCAGCCAAAAAATATCCGAGCCTGAAACAATCGGATAG
- a CDS encoding nucleotidyltransferase family protein, protein MTHTAILLAAGQSSRMGTLKGLLPWNGMTLFEHQLNTLRKSVFTEIVVVLGFEAEKFLSIAKKYSAKLIINEEFQDGKCSSIIAGVKASDTLSETILITSVDQPLHSVTINKLAGNLRKSRCLIAVPSHQRKRGHPILFSSRLRNELLSIKEEKMGLRHVIQQHEKSLLEVPVENEQVHLNLNHLEDYKIALKKYTRR, encoded by the coding sequence ATGACACATACAGCCATCTTGCTTGCCGCCGGCCAGTCCAGCAGAATGGGTACTCTAAAAGGACTGCTGCCATGGAATGGTATGACATTATTCGAGCATCAGCTGAACACTCTCAGAAAATCGGTATTTACAGAAATTGTAGTAGTATTGGGATTTGAAGCTGAAAAATTCCTTTCAATCGCAAAAAAGTATTCAGCAAAATTGATAATAAATGAAGAGTTTCAAGACGGTAAGTGCTCTTCAATCATTGCAGGGGTGAAAGCTTCAGACACGTTATCAGAAACGATTCTGATTACATCTGTGGACCAGCCGCTGCATTCTGTCACCATTAATAAGCTCGCCGGGAATCTTAGAAAAAGCCGCTGCCTGATTGCAGTCCCCAGCCACCAACGAAAAAGAGGACACCCAATCCTCTTTTCCTCCCGATTGAGGAACGAGCTCTTATCGATAAAAGAAGAGAAAATGGGCTTGAGACATGTAATTCAGCAGCATGAGAAATCTCTCCTTGAGGTGCCAGTGGAAAATGAGCAGGTTCATCTCAACCTGAATCATCTGGAAGATTATAAAATTGCGCTTAAAAAATATACCAGGAGGTAA
- a CDS encoding FAD binding domain-containing protein, whose protein sequence is MLVSEIDMITPSSLSECLIQLSKEGRIHRLIAGGTDAAVRMKEGKWRPEIWINIKNLSELRYIEESEDCIHVGPLTTHTDVIHSPLLQRKADVLVDAAREVGATQMQNMGTIGGNIGTASPAGDTLPALYVLGARLELTSLSNKRIIPIEEFILGPGRTVLKENEMITKILIKPQKPNEIGIFQKLGPRKAQSISIVNVAISLTMDQDLKCSEGKIAFGSVAPTIIRARKCESMLPLGTLNDELIRNIAKIAWKEVMPITDGRATATYRRDMASALLERGLYRLIRRWNNQ, encoded by the coding sequence ATGCTTGTTTCAGAGATTGACATGATTACCCCTTCCTCTCTATCCGAATGTCTGATACAGCTATCGAAGGAAGGCAGGATCCATAGATTGATAGCAGGCGGTACAGATGCTGCTGTCAGGATGAAGGAAGGCAAATGGCGGCCGGAGATTTGGATCAATATAAAAAACTTAAGTGAGCTGCGGTATATCGAAGAAAGTGAAGATTGTATTCATGTTGGCCCATTGACCACACATACGGATGTTATTCATTCTCCGCTTCTGCAAAGAAAAGCAGATGTTCTCGTGGATGCTGCACGGGAAGTGGGCGCCACTCAGATGCAGAATATGGGGACAATCGGCGGCAATATTGGCACTGCCTCTCCTGCAGGCGATACCCTTCCGGCTTTGTATGTTCTTGGAGCCAGGCTTGAACTCACATCGCTGTCGAATAAACGAATCATTCCAATCGAAGAGTTTATCCTTGGTCCCGGCAGGACAGTTTTAAAAGAAAATGAAATGATCACAAAAATCCTTATAAAACCGCAAAAACCAAATGAAATAGGCATTTTCCAGAAGCTAGGCCCCCGCAAAGCACAATCTATTTCCATTGTGAATGTTGCTATTTCACTCACTATGGACCAGGATCTGAAATGCAGTGAAGGAAAAATCGCCTTCGGATCTGTGGCACCAACTATTATCCGGGCACGCAAGTGTGAATCTATGCTTCCCCTGGGAACGCTTAATGATGAATTAATCCGGAATATCGCCAAAATTGCCTGGAAAGAGGTCATGCCCATCACAGATGGAAGAGCAACTGCTACATATAGAAGGGATATGGCGAGCGCTTTATTAGAAAGAGGATTATACCGTTTAATCAGGAGGTGGAATAACCAGTGA
- a CDS encoding xanthine dehydrogenase family protein molybdopterin-binding subunit → MNTKWVGKRVKRIDGPEKVTGELKYMTDYHFENMVWGKVLRSEYPHAKINSIDIEAAKNLPGVICVLTHKDIPGFNGFGIVVPDQPVLCSDVVRCTGDAVALVGAETLEIAEQALSLIKVDYEPLEVVADAEYALTDSAPKLHPDGNLHSHVTINNGNIEKAFEEADIIVENTFYSPRQMHAFIETEGGWGVMDGEGFLTIRCPGQYAYRDRMQIARSLAYNPERIRVISSPIGGAFGGKDEITVQIYLALLALHTKGRPVKIHLSREESVIAGIKRHPFKVQMKTAAKKDGTLLANQVKAIGDTGAYASLGGAVIALAIEHSCGPYKIPNVDLEGFCVYTNNGIAGAFRGFGVNQVCMGIETHMDMIAEKLGMDPIELRKKNVYHQGEVSSVGHIVKSSVGTYKTLETAENCDLWKNREKYKSEVSEPWKKRGVSVATSFHGIGMGIGLPDYGAASIEPLPDGTFLVGVGCEEIGGGNSTAYAQIAAEMLNCDISNIRIVQGDTQKTLDGGTVTASRSTYTGGRAVAQAAPRMTELLIQTAAEMLNLDSSQIDLRPNHISAHGEIIPYKSIFKYLYDHHEATRVEGHFYLPKEKEEIKGSGGAPHHLYGYLTHVVMVEVDTLTGETEVLRVVSIPDAGKVINPQGLEGQTEGGAVMGIGYTLYEDVLIENGYHKTRNFTDYIIPTIRETPLIETFPVEEPEQSGPFGAKGIGEVVMIPIIAAIMAAIYDATGARIRHLPATPERVFNALKDLKKQKVQSSR, encoded by the coding sequence GTGAACACCAAATGGGTTGGAAAAAGGGTGAAAAGAATTGATGGCCCGGAAAAAGTAACCGGAGAATTAAAATATATGACCGATTACCATTTTGAGAATATGGTTTGGGGCAAAGTACTGCGGTCTGAATATCCGCATGCAAAAATTAATTCCATTGATATTGAAGCAGCCAAAAATCTGCCTGGTGTTATTTGTGTACTAACCCATAAGGATATTCCCGGCTTTAATGGATTTGGGATTGTTGTTCCCGACCAGCCTGTTCTGTGTTCTGATGTCGTCCGGTGTACAGGGGACGCTGTAGCCCTGGTTGGAGCAGAAACACTGGAAATCGCCGAGCAGGCACTGAGTTTAATTAAAGTGGACTATGAGCCCCTTGAAGTAGTTGCAGATGCCGAATATGCCCTTACAGATTCTGCTCCAAAGCTTCATCCTGATGGCAATCTGCACAGCCATGTCACAATTAATAACGGAAACATTGAGAAAGCCTTCGAGGAAGCTGACATAATTGTAGAGAATACCTTCTACTCTCCCCGGCAAATGCATGCTTTCATCGAAACAGAAGGCGGCTGGGGGGTAATGGATGGAGAAGGGTTCCTCACGATTCGCTGCCCTGGCCAATACGCATACCGCGATCGAATGCAGATTGCGAGGTCCCTGGCTTATAATCCTGAAAGAATAAGAGTTATCTCAAGCCCTATTGGCGGTGCCTTCGGAGGGAAGGATGAGATTACAGTTCAAATATACCTTGCTCTGCTTGCGCTGCATACAAAGGGACGGCCTGTTAAAATCCATTTAAGCCGGGAAGAGTCTGTGATTGCGGGCATAAAAAGGCATCCTTTTAAAGTCCAGATGAAGACTGCTGCTAAAAAAGACGGGACACTTCTTGCCAATCAGGTAAAAGCTATAGGGGATACTGGTGCTTATGCATCACTTGGAGGAGCAGTCATTGCACTGGCGATCGAACATTCATGCGGCCCTTATAAAATTCCCAATGTGGATCTCGAGGGCTTCTGTGTGTATACCAATAACGGAATTGCCGGCGCCTTCAGAGGCTTTGGCGTCAATCAGGTATGCATGGGAATTGAAACACATATGGACATGATTGCAGAAAAGCTGGGAATGGACCCTATCGAATTGCGCAAAAAAAATGTCTATCACCAGGGGGAAGTTTCAAGTGTCGGCCATATTGTCAAATCCAGTGTTGGCACCTATAAAACCCTGGAAACAGCAGAGAATTGCGATCTGTGGAAGAACCGGGAAAAGTATAAATCCGAAGTAAGTGAGCCATGGAAAAAACGGGGAGTTTCCGTGGCAACATCCTTTCATGGCATCGGAATGGGAATTGGCCTTCCTGACTATGGAGCCGCCTCTATTGAACCGCTGCCGGATGGTACATTCCTTGTAGGTGTGGGATGTGAGGAGATCGGAGGAGGCAACAGCACCGCCTATGCCCAGATAGCCGCTGAAATGCTGAACTGTGATATCAGCAATATCAGAATCGTTCAAGGTGATACACAAAAAACACTTGATGGCGGTACTGTAACTGCATCCCGCTCCACCTATACCGGAGGAAGAGCTGTTGCTCAAGCAGCACCCAGGATGACTGAGCTTCTTATTCAAACTGCTGCTGAAATGCTGAATTTAGATTCATCCCAAATTGACTTAAGGCCGAACCATATTTCAGCCCATGGAGAGATCATACCTTATAAGTCTATCTTTAAATACCTTTATGATCATCATGAGGCAACTAGAGTAGAAGGACACTTCTACCTGCCGAAAGAAAAAGAAGAAATCAAAGGTTCCGGCGGTGCCCCCCACCATTTATACGGATATTTGACACATGTGGTGATGGTGGAAGTTGATACTTTAACAGGTGAAACGGAAGTTCTGCGGGTTGTATCCATCCCTGATGCGGGCAAAGTCATTAATCCGCAGGGGCTGGAGGGCCAGACTGAAGGCGGAGCCGTAATGGGCATCGGCTATACCCTTTATGAAGATGTACTGATCGAAAATGGATATCATAAAACGCGGAATTTCACTGATTATATCATCCCTACTATTCGCGAGACTCCTTTGATTGAGACCTTTCCGGTAGAAGAGCCCGAACAATCAGGGCCCTTTGGGGCGAAGGGAATTGGAGAAGTGGTGATGATTCCGATTATTGCTGCTATCATGGCAGCCATATATGATGCAACAGGAGCCAGAATCCGCCATCTGCCTGCTACTCCCGAAAGAGTGTTTAATGCATTAAAAGATCTCAAAAAACAAAAAGTCCAATCCTCAAGGTGA
- a CDS encoding XdhC family protein: protein MISSNLFARLEESIKNRKDTFLLTITDYPDEKLIGAKALLWPDGDFCTEASLLPLDVRDLLAVHCNKLVTKKRSGTVRFMWKDRLVECFAEYFPSPLHLIVAGAGHVCEPVAEMGRMLGFFVTVIDDRKEFANRKRFPNANEVVCQSYLDYFRHVDISEKTYILLLTRGHKYDVLSLNELLERKCQAGYIGMIGSRRRISGVFEEIQRDFPHESFENLYTPVGLDIGAETPAEIAVSIMAEILKVKNQKSGDSLSSQIKRFAKMGFHEGAGKWTKCSL from the coding sequence TTGATAAGCAGCAATTTATTTGCCAGGTTAGAAGAGTCAATCAAAAACCGGAAAGACACATTTCTGCTGACCATAACAGATTATCCTGATGAAAAACTCATTGGAGCGAAAGCTTTATTATGGCCTGACGGAGATTTCTGCACCGAAGCCTCCCTTCTGCCGCTGGATGTGAGGGATTTATTAGCGGTACATTGCAATAAACTGGTCACCAAAAAACGGTCCGGCACTGTGAGATTTATGTGGAAGGATCGTTTAGTTGAATGTTTTGCTGAGTACTTCCCTTCTCCTCTTCATTTGATAGTAGCCGGTGCCGGCCATGTGTGTGAACCCGTGGCAGAAATGGGACGTATGCTCGGATTTTTCGTGACAGTAATAGATGATCGGAAAGAGTTTGCAAACAGAAAACGCTTTCCAAATGCAAATGAAGTGGTTTGCCAATCCTATCTGGATTATTTCAGGCATGTCGACATTTCAGAAAAAACTTATATTCTCCTTCTTACCCGGGGACATAAGTATGACGTTCTCAGTTTGAATGAACTTTTAGAAAGGAAATGTCAGGCAGGATATATTGGCATGATCGGCAGCAGAAGACGTATCTCGGGAGTATTCGAAGAAATTCAGCGGGATTTTCCGCATGAAAGCTTTGAAAACTTATACACCCCTGTGGGTCTAGATATTGGTGCTGAAACTCCTGCAGAAATTGCAGTCAGTATCATGGCAGAAATTCTGAAAGTGAAAAATCAAAAATCAGGAGATTCCTTAAGTTCGCAAATTAAAAGATTTGCAAAAATGGGGTTCCATGAGGGGGCTGGCAAATGGACCAAATGCAGCTTATAA
- a CDS encoding XdhC family protein: protein MDQMQLIKRTLDIRKGGEKAALATIIRTKGSTPRKTGSRMIVFPCGRIEGTIGGGCGEAEVIEEAFQVIQTNTPTQKRVDLTKGLFYEDGGICGGIMDVFIEPI from the coding sequence ATGGACCAAATGCAGCTTATAAAGCGCACCCTCGATATCAGGAAAGGAGGTGAGAAAGCAGCACTCGCTACAATTATCCGCACGAAGGGCTCTACCCCGAGAAAAACCGGAAGCCGGATGATTGTGTTCCCCTGCGGAAGAATAGAAGGAACAATTGGCGGAGGCTGCGGTGAAGCGGAAGTAATTGAGGAGGCTTTTCAGGTCATACAAACAAATACCCCAACTCAAAAGCGCGTTGATTTAACAAAAGGGCTGTTTTATGAAGATGGCGGAATATGCGGTGGTATTATGGATGTTTTTATTGAACCCATCTAA
- a CDS encoding NCS2 family permease translates to MSMIEKDLGSGLPPASNANLLERLFKLSARNTNVKTEILAGITSFMTMSYIIFVNPIILADAGIPKEAALAATIYASVFCTLLMALWANFPVAVAPGMGLNAFFAYTVVLGQGLSWQTALGAVFISGIVFLILTVTGVRQKIVDGVPDVLKSAIGVGIGLFIAFIGLKNAELVVANEATFVGLGSITSKGPLLALFGLIIAALLMAKKVKGALLISILGTSAAAMIVGFIAYPRAVGDIVSLNLPSMSETFLAMDIMGAVKYGIISVIFSFTIVELFDNLATLIGLSRKAGLTDENGKIENLDRALQADAVGTMASAAFGSTALNAYVENATGISEGGRTGLTSLTVAVLFFLSLIFAPLIYFIPSVATAPILILVGALMLSEIKHISFDDFTDVIPVFLTIVLMPLTFSIAQGLAFGFISYTLLKLLTGKHQQIHWIMYFVSAAFIINFIMGGH, encoded by the coding sequence ATGTCGATGATTGAAAAGGATCTTGGGTCGGGCCTTCCGCCTGCCTCTAATGCGAACCTCTTAGAACGGCTCTTTAAGCTTTCCGCACGGAACACAAATGTAAAGACAGAAATACTGGCAGGCATTACTTCATTTATGACAATGAGTTATATCATCTTTGTCAACCCGATTATCTTAGCTGACGCAGGAATACCAAAAGAAGCCGCATTGGCTGCAACTATTTACGCAAGTGTCTTCTGTACTCTTCTAATGGCACTGTGGGCAAATTTCCCTGTAGCAGTTGCCCCGGGTATGGGGCTGAATGCCTTTTTTGCCTATACAGTTGTACTTGGTCAGGGTCTTTCCTGGCAAACAGCGCTTGGTGCTGTATTTATATCGGGGATTGTGTTTTTAATTTTAACTGTTACCGGAGTCCGGCAGAAGATTGTAGATGGTGTCCCGGATGTCTTAAAGTCAGCCATAGGTGTTGGAATTGGTTTGTTTATTGCTTTTATCGGTTTAAAAAATGCAGAACTTGTGGTTGCAAATGAAGCTACTTTTGTCGGCCTGGGAAGCATCACAAGCAAGGGGCCGCTTCTAGCTCTATTCGGATTAATTATTGCCGCCCTCCTGATGGCAAAGAAAGTAAAAGGCGCCCTGCTTATTAGTATATTGGGTACAAGTGCAGCAGCCATGATTGTTGGCTTTATTGCCTATCCAAGAGCCGTAGGTGACATCGTGTCCCTCAATCTCCCCAGCATGTCCGAGACTTTTCTAGCTATGGATATTATGGGAGCAGTAAAATATGGCATCATCTCAGTCATTTTTTCCTTTACGATCGTAGAATTATTTGACAATTTAGCTACCCTCATCGGATTATCAAGAAAAGCCGGCCTCACAGATGAAAATGGAAAAATTGAAAACCTGGATCGTGCCCTTCAGGCAGATGCAGTTGGAACAATGGCGAGTGCAGCCTTCGGAAGCACTGCCTTAAACGCTTATGTGGAAAACGCCACAGGAATCTCGGAAGGCGGACGCACTGGCTTAACTTCTTTAACTGTAGCTGTACTATTTTTCCTGTCGCTCATTTTTGCACCGCTCATCTATTTCATACCTTCTGTCGCCACTGCGCCTATTCTTATTCTTGTTGGCGCCTTAATGCTAAGTGAAATAAAACATATTAGCTTTGATGATTTTACTGATGTTATTCCTGTTTTTTTAACGATTGTTCTCATGCCATTAACTTTCAGTATCGCCCAGGGACTGGCATTCGGCTTTATCTCTTACACACTGCTTAAGCTTCTTACAGGCAAGCATCAGCAAATCCATTGGATCATGTATTTTGTAAGTGCTGCCTTTATTATTAATTTCATTATGGGCGGACATTAA
- the ade gene encoding adenine deaminase, with protein sequence MKLTIETLRKRIDVAAKRTPADLVIKNGKVINVFTREIIEEDIAIADGFIAGLGSYEGLEIIDAGGSYIAPGFIDGHVHIESAMVTPAEFSNVVLPHGVTTVIADPHEIANVSGTDGIDFMLKSSEDIPLDVFFMLPSCVPATPFENAGASLSYTDLEKYYSHPRVLGLGEVMDYPAVMNKDDGMLKKLEAAYSKGKCIDGHAAGLNANEINIYMAAGIRTDHECINPEEALARMRTGMYVMLREGSAARDLLSLLKSVSEQNARRCLFVTDDKHLDDLINEGSIDHNVRIAIKEGMDPILAVQIATLNAAECFGLKNKGAIAPGYEADLIFLSDLMNVKIDKVIKSGILAAENGFMKNSVPNSIAPSGSILNSVKISSLNDKDLSISIGKDDCNIIGIIPNSIVTRHLVKKADSLDGYFQPNPHRDLLKLAVVERHNCTGSIGLGIVKGLGITRGGIASTVAHDSHNIVAAGTSDEDLLAAIKHTAAMRGGLAVVQDGKILAELPLPIAGLMTDQDSSFIHERLSQLNHALMTIGCSMEFNPFLTLSFLALPVIPELKLTDKGLFSVKSFSHIKAEA encoded by the coding sequence ATGAAGCTTACCATTGAAACGTTACGAAAAAGAATTGATGTGGCGGCCAAAAGAACTCCTGCCGATCTGGTTATTAAAAACGGAAAAGTAATAAACGTATTTACACGTGAGATCATCGAGGAAGACATAGCGATTGCTGATGGATTCATAGCTGGCTTAGGAAGCTATGAAGGCTTGGAAATTATTGATGCTGGGGGCAGCTATATTGCCCCCGGCTTTATAGATGGGCATGTCCATATTGAGTCGGCGATGGTGACTCCTGCTGAGTTCAGCAATGTTGTCCTCCCCCATGGAGTAACGACAGTGATTGCAGACCCTCATGAAATAGCCAATGTCAGCGGAACTGACGGCATTGATTTTATGCTGAAATCTTCAGAAGATATCCCGCTCGATGTATTTTTTATGCTTCCATCCTGCGTGCCTGCAACTCCATTTGAAAATGCCGGCGCTTCCCTCAGTTACACGGATCTCGAAAAGTATTACAGTCACCCAAGAGTGCTGGGGCTCGGTGAAGTTATGGATTATCCCGCTGTTATGAACAAGGATGATGGAATGCTGAAAAAACTGGAAGCAGCCTATAGTAAAGGAAAATGCATCGATGGACATGCAGCAGGACTTAATGCGAATGAAATCAATATTTACATGGCAGCCGGCATTAGAACAGACCATGAATGCATCAACCCTGAAGAAGCACTGGCACGGATGCGCACAGGCATGTATGTTATGCTGCGGGAAGGATCTGCGGCAAGAGACTTATTGTCACTTCTCAAATCAGTCAGCGAACAAAACGCACGGCGTTGTTTGTTTGTTACGGATGACAAGCATCTCGATGACCTGATCAATGAAGGCAGCATCGACCATAATGTAAGAATAGCCATTAAGGAAGGGATGGATCCTATCCTTGCCGTTCAAATCGCTACTCTGAATGCAGCAGAATGCTTTGGCCTGAAAAATAAAGGGGCTATTGCTCCCGGTTATGAAGCCGACCTGATTTTTCTTAGTGATCTCATGAATGTCAAGATTGATAAAGTAATAAAGAGCGGAATCCTTGCTGCAGAAAACGGGTTCATGAAGAATTCTGTTCCAAACAGCATTGCACCTTCAGGATCCATCTTGAATAGTGTCAAAATCAGCAGCCTGAACGATAAAGATTTAAGCATTAGCATAGGTAAGGATGACTGCAATATCATTGGCATTATACCGAACAGCATTGTGACCAGGCACCTGGTGAAAAAGGCAGATTCATTAGATGGCTATTTCCAGCCAAACCCCCATAGAGATCTTTTAAAGCTTGCTGTTGTGGAGCGGCATAATTGCACAGGCAGCATCGGGCTTGGCATTGTTAAGGGATTAGGGATCACAAGAGGCGGGATTGCTTCAACAGTTGCCCACGATTCCCATAACATTGTCGCAGCAGGCACATCGGATGAGGATTTGCTGGCTGCCATTAAGCATACGGCAGCAATGAGAGGCGGCCTCGCTGTAGTCCAGGATGGGAAGATTCTTGCGGAACTGCCCCTGCCTATTGCGGGACTCATGACTGATCAGGATTCTTCATTTATCCATGAACGCTTATCACAATTGAATCACGCACTTATGACAATCGGATGCAGCATGGAATTCAACCCATTCTTGACGCTCTCTTTTTTAGCGCTTCCGGTTATCCCTGAACTCAAATTAACTGATAAGGGTTTATTCTCTGTAAAATCCTTTAGCCACATTAAAGCCGAGGCATAG